Part of the Limihaloglobus sulfuriphilus genome is shown below.
TGACAGTCTTCGTTGATATCCGCTGTATATCCGCCGCCGAAAAGCATAAGCTGCTCGCATGTATCAGGGTAAAGCTCGTACGTAACCCATACGTTGTCAACGCTTACAGCGACATCATCATCTGGAAAGCCAAGACCGTCAACGAATACCGATACCGTGTCAAATGTGAAATAGTCAGGATCAGAAGGCGTATCGATCACATCTGTGATGATGTAGCCGGGGCCGACCCTTGCGCTTAGACTGAGCGTCGTCTCATCTAATCTTGTAACTGCGATATCCATGTCGGTTACCAGGTCCTGACAGTTGTAAGAACGGAAAGTGTCTAACAACTGATAACTGATGAAGTGATCTGTGGATGTACCCTCTGTAACCTTTCTGATGCTGGCGTAGCCGTCGGTAGTTCTGCCGGGGTTTGTGATCACAAAGTATCCGGTATCATCAACCCTTTCACCGCCGGTGCCCGAGCCGTCGCCGGTGTCTCTGGTTTCGTTCGAATTAAAGAGGCCAAACATCAAAGCTCTGTCAAAAGATGCGTCTGAAGGCTCAAGAAACTGAAACCTGATTATCGCTTTTAGTGTCTCACCGACCTCAAGCGTGATCGGGTCAACCGCGATAGAATTGGGAATCGCATAATTCTGCCCTGTAAAATGTGCCCAGAACTGATGAACACCGGCCTCCAGTGTCTCAAGGCGGTAATTGGGAACCTCTGTGTTGACAAAGATTGAATCCGCAGCCATTCTTGAAAACCAGTGCATCGAGTATGGTATATCCTGTGTGTGGCGCTCTCTGTCAGTGAACTGGTCGTTAACAATTGTTGCATTGATAATATCCTGGGCAGCGACAGTGAATGTCAAACTCAAGATTACCAGAGTCGGTAACAATACTTTTTTTAACATAATTTAATCTCCTTAAAAAAATAATATTAAGTTGCCGCGGCAGGGAAATTCAATACCCTGTCGCTTATATACATAACGGGTTGTTGAAATCCTGGCACTCAAGCCATTGAGATGCGAGGATATCTATATCTTCAAAATTCACATAACAGTCAGAGTTTATATCTGCCGGCATTCTCTGGCCTGTGCTGATAACTTCGGCGCAGCTGCCCGCAGAGGTTCTCCAGTTATGGCTTAACAGAACCTTATCAACGGTAAGCCTGCCCAGATCCCCTGGGAACGCTCTCCCGTCAACAAAAATTGAAATGGTATCAAAAGAAAAATATCTCTGTTCTGCGGGAACATCTACAATCCCGGTAACATAATATCCCGGGCCTGCCTTAGCGTCAATGCTCAGCGATGTCTCGCTTGTTCTCTCCACTCCAAACTCGACATCATACCCAGTGCCCTGCTGCATGGTAAACGAGCTGAAGGCAACCAATGTCTCATAAAAAGAAAAATGATCGTTGTACTGTGAGCCTTCCTGCAGAATCATTTTCTGTATCTTGGCGTAGCTCATGGTAGTTCGTCCCGGATTTGTCTCGGCATAATAACCGCTGTCATCGCTCCGCTGGGCTCCGGTTCCGGTATAGTCAACTGTATCCCTTGTACCCATTGAGTTAAACAGCCCGAACATCAAAGCCCTGTTCCAGGACGTATCTGCCGCCACCGGAAGGCTTAGCCGCATCACAAAACTCAGAGAATCGCCAACCCCCAGTGTTATCGGGCTGCCCGGCTGGGTAAAATGCGCCCAAACCTGTTGAGATGTGCAGTCGTCAAGGTGCATGTAATAATCCGCCGAAGACGTGTCAACCGTTACGGCGCCGGAGAGGCGTTTGAGCCATTTAGCCGAATCGGGAAGCAGTTGAGTATTTCGTTCTCCGTCAGCAAACTCATCATGCATGAGAATTTGCTCTTCAGTTTCACCGTACAGAGGAGTGGCCTCGGGGCTCTCAGGATCGTTTGTTTCGAGCCACTGCTGAGAAAGAACCTGCCAGTCGTTAATGTCGATATAACAGTCTTTGTTTACATCACTTGTCAAGTCTTTGCCCATATCTGCCGCCTCTATGCGGAAAGTGCCAACGGGCAGGCCGCCCGCTTTGTCTATCAGCTGAGCAATTGGGTTGTAGTCCCAGGCGTATCTCATCTCAACAGGCTGCTCAACCTGGTCTGACCAGACAATTACTGTGTGCTCATCCACTATCTGACATTGAGCTTTGTAGAAAACTCCGTCACTTCCGCATACGGTAAACCCGGCAGGACTGTTCGTCTCGCCGCTGCTGCCCAGGCCCTGCTCGCCTACAGGAGCAAATTGCAGCCTTATGCTTCCGGAACACCGTGAAGCCGTCTCAGCGTTTGGCCGCGGACTCTGCGGAAGATTTTCCCAGCCGTAAGCTATTTTAAGGGCTTCAAGCCCCAGACGGCGGGCAGTTTCTGGTTTATTATCGGGATGTATGTTGTCTGCCTCGCCTATATCTATAGTAACAGCCATACCCACTTTATCAAGCAGCAATGCCTGATTCTGGGCATCTCGAAGCTCGGCCCATTCACTATCTCTTGGTTCATCAGAGCGGGTTCCATAGTTTGGCAGCTGAACAAAGATAAACGGCAGATCACTCGCCCAGTCCCGCCGCCACTGCTCTATCAGAGCCGGAAACAATGTGCGGTATTCCTGCGCCCTTGAAGCGTTAGATTCGCCCTGATACCAGACAAAACCCTTAAAGGCATAACCCATCACAGGCTCTATCATGCCATTGTACAGACCGCCGGGCCGATAGTAGGCCAGCATCGGATTTAACGAATAATCCATTGTATCCGGATCGTAATCTTCCAGATCCTGCTCCCACCTGGCGATCAAATCAGGAAAATCTTCTTCAAGCAGCTCTCTGTTCATCCAGCACTCCGCCCGGGTTCCGCCCCATGCCGCTACCACCATGCCTACAGGCACATTGAGCTGCTCTTTGAAGTAGAGTCCGAGCTGATAGGCAATTGCGGAAAAATCGCCGACAGTATCGCGGCTGCATGAAAGCCAGCGCCCTCTCGGGTCATACATCGGAGTATCTGAGACTTCCTTATATACACTGAAAACCCTCAGATAGTCATCAGGAGCTGAATCAAGTGCCTGCTGGGCCTCTTTGGTATAGCCAAGCCACCACTCCATATTTGACTGACCCGAACAGAGCCAGACTTCTCCAAAAAGGACATCATTGAGCTCAACAAATTCATCACCGCAGGTTACAGTAATCCTGTGCGAATCAAACCCTCCCTGCTGCGGCGGCAATGTTATCTTCCATTCTCCGTTATTATCTGCCGTGGTCTGCCACTGACTATCTCCCAGAGACACCGTTACATCACTCGCTGCCGGCGCCTTGCCCCAGAGAGGTGCGGGCTCATTCTGCTGGAGAATCATATTATCTGAAAATATCGTAGGAAGCACAAGCGAAGGATCCTGCGGGATTGTATTCTGTGCCTGGTCAAACAGGGCAATCCTGTCAAGGCCTATGGTAAGCGGCGGCTGCCAGCTCCATGCCATACTGGAAGATGTAAAAGCGTATCCCTGGAAGTAAACACGCACCAGAGTTATAGGATTGGAGTTGGTGCATTTAAAAAACGGCTCTCCGTTTAGTTTTACAGCGATATCCTCGCCTACCCTGTCTGCTTCCCAAACCGCACTGCCCTGGGCTGACGGTACTGAATTTACCAGAGAAAAACCGTCGGGATACGAATAACTGCGGCACACTCCGAAGCCCGCTTTGCTGTTGTCCTCATAATTCAGCGAGAGCACAACCTCACTGCCGGAATACAGCAGCACCTTTATAAACGGAGCACTTACTATCTCCTGCTGCTGCCACAACGCATCGACACGCAGATGGAAATCTCCAACGTTGTCAACGTACCTTCGCAAACCAAAAGATGTCCACAGATTTTCACCGGTAGGCGCTATATTTGTAAGCATGATCTTAGAATCAGAAACCTGATAGCTGCAATTCTCAGTATCTGTGTTGTCGTATGATAACAGCCATCCCTCAAGAGCGGAACTGTCAAAATCATCATCAAATACGACCTCACCGTACAAGATTCCCGAACATAAAACTGTGAACAGAACAACTGATAATCTTAAAAGTTTGTAATTCATAAAATTTTTCTCTATAAAAATTCTATTTTTCCGCCGCTTTACTGGAGGGCAGTTTCCCAGAGCCATTGACGTGAAAGCACGTAAAAATCAATAATATTGACGTAACAATCCCTGTTAATATCGCCGGCAAGCCTGTTTCCGTAACCGCATGTTTCGCTGCATGCATCAGTCCGGTAGAGATAAACACCGGCAAAATCAAGCCCGAAAGCCCCAATGTCACCGGGAAAGGCCCTGCCGTCAAGAAACAGAGAAATAGTATCAAAGCACAGGTAATCTGAGCCGTCTTCTATCGGTATAAACTCATCATAAATACTTGAGTAAGGCCCGATTACCGAATTGATTTTCAAACCGCCGGGGACACGAAGAATATCAAAGCTGATATCAACTGCCTCTGTTGACATATTATAAGATGTGAAAGTATTTAACACAGTGTAATTAACGAAATGATCGCTTGAAGTATTTTCCGTAACCATACACAGCTTGGCATAGTTATAAGTCGTTTTACCGGGGTTTGTGATTATGAAAAATCCATTATCATCGTTTCTGTTGGCAGAACTGTAAGTCCCGTCTGTTTCATCTCTTGTACCCATTGAATTGAAAAGCCCCAGCATAAGTCCCCGGTCCCACGAAGCATCAGAGCCGCTGAGCATCTCTAATACAACACGCAAACGGATCTGCTCGCCGCTCTCAAGGCATACCTGCTGACCT
Proteins encoded:
- a CDS encoding sialate O-acetylesterase; this translates as MNYKLLRLSVVLFTVLCSGILYGEVVFDDDFDSSALEGWLLSYDNTDTENCSYQVSDSKIMLTNIAPTGENLWTSFGLRRYVDNVGDFHLRVDALWQQQEIVSAPFIKVLLYSGSEVVLSLNYEDNSKAGFGVCRSYSYPDGFSLVNSVPSAQGSAVWEADRVGEDIAVKLNGEPFFKCTNSNPITLVRVYFQGYAFTSSSMAWSWQPPLTIGLDRIALFDQAQNTIPQDPSLVLPTIFSDNMILQQNEPAPLWGKAPAASDVTVSLGDSQWQTTADNNGEWKITLPPQQGGFDSHRITVTCGDEFVELNDVLFGEVWLCSGQSNMEWWLGYTKEAQQALDSAPDDYLRVFSVYKEVSDTPMYDPRGRWLSCSRDTVGDFSAIAYQLGLYFKEQLNVPVGMVVAAWGGTRAECWMNRELLEEDFPDLIARWEQDLEDYDPDTMDYSLNPMLAYYRPGGLYNGMIEPVMGYAFKGFVWYQGESNASRAQEYRTLFPALIEQWRRDWASDLPFIFVQLPNYGTRSDEPRDSEWAELRDAQNQALLLDKVGMAVTIDIGEADNIHPDNKPETARRLGLEALKIAYGWENLPQSPRPNAETASRCSGSIRLQFAPVGEQGLGSSGETNSPAGFTVCGSDGVFYKAQCQIVDEHTVIVWSDQVEQPVEMRYAWDYNPIAQLIDKAGGLPVGTFRIEAADMGKDLTSDVNKDCYIDINDWQVLSQQWLETNDPESPEATPLYGETEEQILMHDEFADGERNTQLLPDSAKWLKRLSGAVTVDTSSADYYMHLDDCTSQQVWAHFTQPGSPITLGVGDSLSFVMRLSLPVAADTSWNRALMFGLFNSMGTRDTVDYTGTGAQRSDDSGYYAETNPGRTTMSYAKIQKMILQEGSQYNDHFSFYETLVAFSSFTMQQGTGYDVEFGVERTSETSLSIDAKAGPGYYVTGIVDVPAEQRYFSFDTISIFVDGRAFPGDLGRLTVDKVLLSHNWRTSAGSCAEVISTGQRMPADINSDCYVNFEDIDILASQWLECQDFNNPLCI